The Duffyella gerundensis genome contains the following window.
CGTTGCCAGCTGAAGCTGCAGATCGTCATAAGAAGGAAATACCGCCCCGTCGTTATGCTGGGCGTGCAGGCGAATAATTATCCAGGCCATTTTATCGAGAGGGGATAGCCGGGTATCCAGCAACAATCGCCGGGGAAGTGCATCATGCACGTTACCCATAAACAGCAGTCCGCCGCGCGCAAAGTTACTTTGCTCTCCCGACTCACGCGCCTGCAGGCGGTCATTCATTTTTTTGACAGCGTGGCTAATCAGGCTGTCATCCGGAAGCTTCATTGCTCTCCCTTATGCGAATCGTGGCTATAAAAAACGGGTATCCGGATTTAGCTGTGGGCAACCACAGAAGCGCAAATTGGGTACTGATCCAAAATGGGCGCAAGCTGCAGCAAGACCTTCCTGGCGTTGAAAAGTGCTTTCTCCGAACGCTCCAGATCGCGCACCGTCACAGCAGTAGACCCACTACATAGCTTACGGGTAATGCTGTCCCGTCGTGCCTGCGCTCTCTCGCAATCTAAAAGCGCGGCCTTTACGTCAGGCGCTTGTAGGACAACCTTATACTGACCTTCTACGATGCCTGGTAACCTTGAAAACGCCCGTACCTCATTGCTCGCGGCCATACGTTTCCGACTTCTTCGTGGTGCAGGCGATTTTTCAGTTTTCACAATTTCATTTGTCATTGTTCATTTATCCAGAAAGCGGATTTAGTTGTGGGCAAACACAAGCAAATCCGGACAGCCTAAAAAACACTTAGCGCTATGCCTTTAAGCGTACCGCTAAGCAGTCTCCCGCTCGCATTCAGTTACGAATCGCAGTGTTGTATCTTTCGTGATTCATCATTATCCAGGTTTGCCCTTCATCCCTGCTGAGTAAGCGCCAGAACGGACCAATATCAATTTTGTAATAACCGGTTCGATTTTCGTTAAGACGCTTAAAGTTACGTTCTCCCTTATAGAAACGATGTACGGCTCTGGCGGCCTTGTTGCAAATAGCAGATGGAGCCGTTACCGGCGCTTTCAGGCCCGGGATAATTTCATTCAGCTTCACGGTGAATCTCCTCAACTTATTACAGTGAATATTCATGCCCGCTCTGGCTCAAGCCGCGGGCAGGCTCTTATGCCATTTTTCGACTCGCCGCGGTCAGTCTTTCGCTTTCCCACTTACGGATCGTATTCCAGACGGCAGTCAGCGGAATGTTCATTTCCTCGGCCGCAAGCAGCATGATTTCAAGACCTTCCTCCGTGTCGCAGGAGACTGTCTTGCCACTGTTATCCCAAATCGACCAGAGCCGGGCGCTCTCCTCGTCAGATATGACTGTTCCCCGACCGGCACGAACTTTTATGCCGGCAATGCGCCGACGGGTTGCAACTTCGCTGCTTGGCAAGCCAAAGAAATGTGACAGCAGCGCGATTGAACCACCCAAAGCCAGGGCACGATCGAGCCGCTTAAGTCGAGTCTGCTCTGCCCGGGCCTGGTTTAGCAGCCGGCTGAGGTTTTCATGGTTTATCTGAAACGACAGCACCGAAACCTCACTGTTACAGATGTAGTGAATATCCTCGATGGTCATATCCTTGAGTGCGGCAATCTCTTCTCCGGTTAGGCCCATTTTGTCGCAGCGGCGAATGAAACCATTTTTAAGCTCCATAACGAGATCGAGCAGGAAACCGTTAGCAGCGCGG
Protein-coding sequences here:
- a CDS encoding DUF2857 domain-containing protein yields the protein MNTNLSRAANGFLLDLVMELKNGFIRRCDKMGLTGEEIAALKDMTIEDIHYICNSEVSVLSFQINHENLSRLLNQARAEQTRLKRLDRALALGGSIALLSHFFGLPSSEVATRRRIAGIKVRAGRGTVISDEESARLWSIWDNSGKTVSCDTEEGLEIMLLAAEEMNIPLTAVWNTIRKWESERLTAASRKMA